One Vanessa cardui chromosome 4, ilVanCard2.1, whole genome shotgun sequence genomic window carries:
- the LOC124544200 gene encoding uncharacterized protein LOC124544200: MNRMMDQLLSKEESYAERRKLFKNIWDTSMQVDEKDDIMNKPKIIKTLRLDEMDRCTAGKKKKQRIKNLRAVCNKLLDFCDRQDADDLFYEQMAAQGKTPLTRQIEPKIKKKHIKFRKGIKKTKSMLPSTNVTTTARATTSEIQDGPKNTIKTSKIKSPSKIKKPSIGLVTKNSVNTKQSRKMTLKNDASEVASTSQRRIIKKKRSKNKSERPDPGIHDDCL, encoded by the exons atgaacAGAATGATGGACCAGCTTCTGTCAAAGGAGGAGAGCTATGCTGAGCGCAGAAAACTGTTTAAAAACATTTGGGATACATCCATGCAAGTCGACGAAAAAGATGATATAATGAACAAGcccaaaataattaa GACTCTTCGATTGGATGAAATGGATCGATGTACAGcaggaaaaaagaaaaaacagagAATAAAAAACCTTAGAGCTGTATGTAATAAGCTGTTGGATTTCTGCGATCGTCAGGATGcagatgatttattttatgaacag ATGGCAGCACAAGGAAAAACCCCACTTACACGTCAAATAGAAccgaaaattaaaaagaaacatattaaatttagaaagggcataaaaaaaacgaaaagcATGCTCCCATCTACAAATGTTACGACAACTGCTAGAGCAACAACATCGGAAATACAAGATGGTCCaaaaaatacgattaaaacttctaaaatcaaatcaccaagtaaaattaaaaagccgtCTATCGGCTTAGTGACAAAAAATTCTGTGAATACCAAACAAAGCCGTAAAATGACACTGAAAAATGATGCCTCAGAGGTCGCTAGTACTTCACAgagaagaattattaaaaagaaacgaAGTAAAAACAAATCAGAACGACCAGATCCAGGTATACACGATGATTGCctgtaa